A region of Channa argus isolate prfri chromosome 8, Channa argus male v1.0, whole genome shotgun sequence DNA encodes the following proteins:
- the palm1a gene encoding paralemmin 1a isoform X2, with amino-acid sequence MEANDDLCQEERLQLIAEKRKWQTEIENKKRQLEDDRRALQHLKSKALRERWLLDGASSGQEQDEVKRQLEQDDAKTRTLEETINRLEQELFSLETGAVCQTKSHTTVTFEPVKAVEVKGQTNHPEDKAAPSRQVVKASAEVKVYKSENGKNPRETMDEMKRAMYSVEIKVERDNLTGETRVLSTNTMLPVDLSHQGVKVYEDERKVVHEMNGEDAHLLSSSEVEELIHEASMISQTVTTVTSLPTAEVQEEALPPSELRGFAMEITGLETKPGGEPTLEEATAENPVTMVFMGYQSVEDEDETKKVLGLQGTVKAELVLIEDSNGKTSPGGEGGKEAADGAQTAAPPPGYMAPTAPLPSSKPSEMKAASNGDTAGESEGGAVKIKKEKQPSLHTLIQTPPTFKKI; translated from the exons ATGGA GGCGAACGACGATCTCTGTCAGGAGGAGCGACTGCAGCTCATCGCA GAGAAGAGGAAGTGGCAGACAGAAATCGAGAACAAGAAGCGACAGCTGGAGGATGACCGGAGAGCTCTGCAGCACCTGAAG TCAAAGGCTCTGAGGGAGCGCTGGCTGCTGGACGGAGCTTCTTCTGGACAAGAGCAAGATGAAGTCAAGAGACAACTGGAGCAGGACGATGCCAAGACCAGAACCCTGGAGGAAACTATCAACAG GTTGGAGCAGGAGCTGTTCAGTCTGGAAACTGGAGCTGTGTGTCAGACCAAGTCACACACGACT GTAACATTTGAACCAGTTAAAG CTgtagaggtcaaaggtcaaaccaACCATCCAGAGGACAAAGCTGCACCATCAAGGCAGGTAGTCAAAG CCTCTGCAGAGGTAAAAGTTTACAAAAGCGAGAATGGGAAGAACCCGAGAGAGACGATGGACGAGATGAAGAGAG CCATGTACTCTGTGGAGATTAAAGTAGAGCGGGACAACCTGACGGGGGAAACCAGGGTTCTGTCCACTAACACCATGCTTCCCGTTGACCTCTCTCACCAAGGGGTCAAAGTTTATGAGGACGAGCGGAAAG tggtCCATGAGATGAACGGGGAAGATGCCCACCTCCTCAGCTCGTCCGAGGTTGAGGAGCTCATCCATGAAGCGTCGATGATATCACAGACTGTCACCACAGTGACCTCCCTTCCTACAGCTGAGGTCCAGGAGGAGGCACTGCCTCCGTCCGAGCTCAGGGGGTTCGCTATGGAAATCACCGGTCTGGAGACCAAACCAGGCGGCGAGCCCACCCTGGAAGAAGCGACCGCAGAGAACCCGGTCACCATGGTATTTATGGGATACCAGAGTGTAGAGGACGAGGACGAGACCAAGAAGGTTCTGGGGTTGCAGGGGACGGTGAAGGCCGAGCTGGTGCTGATCGAAGACTCCAATGGGAAAACATCaccaggaggagagggagggaaggaggcgGCTGACGGTGCTCAGACAGCTGCACCACCTCCTGGTTATATGGCCCCCACTGCCCCGCTACCATCCTCCAAACCTTCAGAGATGAAGGCAGCGAGTAACGGGGACACAGCGGGGgagtcagagggaggagcaGTGAAGATAAAGAAAGAGAAGCAGCCGT CTCTTCACACTTTGATTCAAACACCTCCGACATTCAAGAAGATATAA
- the palm1a gene encoding paralemmin 1a isoform X8, translating to MEKNRANDDLCQEERLQLIAEKRKWQTEIENKKRQLEDDRRALQHLKSKALRERWLLDGASSGQEQDEVKRQLEQDDAKTRTLEETINRLEQELFSLETGAVCQTKSHTTVTFEPVKAVEVKGQTNHPEDKAAPSRQVVKEVKVYKSENGKNPRETMDEMKRVVHEMNGEDAHLLSSSEVEELIHEASMISQTVTTVTSLPTAEVQEEALPPSELRGFAMEITGLETKPGGEPTLEEATAENPVTMVFMGYQSVEDEDETKKVLGLQGTVKAELVLIEDSNGKTSPGGEGGKEAADGAQTAAPPPGYMAPTAPLPSSKPSEMKAASNGDTAGESEGGAVKIKKEKQPSLHTLIQTPPTFKKI from the exons ATGGAAAAAAACAG GGCGAACGACGATCTCTGTCAGGAGGAGCGACTGCAGCTCATCGCA GAGAAGAGGAAGTGGCAGACAGAAATCGAGAACAAGAAGCGACAGCTGGAGGATGACCGGAGAGCTCTGCAGCACCTGAAG TCAAAGGCTCTGAGGGAGCGCTGGCTGCTGGACGGAGCTTCTTCTGGACAAGAGCAAGATGAAGTCAAGAGACAACTGGAGCAGGACGATGCCAAGACCAGAACCCTGGAGGAAACTATCAACAG GTTGGAGCAGGAGCTGTTCAGTCTGGAAACTGGAGCTGTGTGTCAGACCAAGTCACACACGACT GTAACATTTGAACCAGTTAAAG CTgtagaggtcaaaggtcaaaccaACCATCCAGAGGACAAAGCTGCACCATCAAGGCAGGTAGTCAAAG AGGTAAAAGTTTACAAAAGCGAGAATGGGAAGAACCCGAGAGAGACGATGGACGAGATGAAGAGAG tggtCCATGAGATGAACGGGGAAGATGCCCACCTCCTCAGCTCGTCCGAGGTTGAGGAGCTCATCCATGAAGCGTCGATGATATCACAGACTGTCACCACAGTGACCTCCCTTCCTACAGCTGAGGTCCAGGAGGAGGCACTGCCTCCGTCCGAGCTCAGGGGGTTCGCTATGGAAATCACCGGTCTGGAGACCAAACCAGGCGGCGAGCCCACCCTGGAAGAAGCGACCGCAGAGAACCCGGTCACCATGGTATTTATGGGATACCAGAGTGTAGAGGACGAGGACGAGACCAAGAAGGTTCTGGGGTTGCAGGGGACGGTGAAGGCCGAGCTGGTGCTGATCGAAGACTCCAATGGGAAAACATCaccaggaggagagggagggaaggaggcgGCTGACGGTGCTCAGACAGCTGCACCACCTCCTGGTTATATGGCCCCCACTGCCCCGCTACCATCCTCCAAACCTTCAGAGATGAAGGCAGCGAGTAACGGGGACACAGCGGGGgagtcagagggaggagcaGTGAAGATAAAGAAAGAGAAGCAGCCGT CTCTTCACACTTTGATTCAAACACCTCCGACATTCAAGAAGATATAA
- the palm1a gene encoding paralemmin 1a isoform X6, with the protein MEKNRANDDLCQEERLQLIAEKRKWQTEIENKKRQLEDDRRALQHLKSKALRERWLLDGASSGQEQDEVKRQLEQDDAKTRTLEETINRLEQELFSLETGAVCQTKSHTTVTFEPVKAVEVKGQTNHPEDKAAPSRQVVKAMYSVEIKVERDNLTGETRVLSTNTMLPVDLSHQGVKVYEDERKVVHEMNGEDAHLLSSSEVEELIHEASMISQTVTTVTSLPTAEVQEEALPPSELRGFAMEITGLETKPGGEPTLEEATAENPVTMVFMGYQSVEDEDETKKVLGLQGTVKAELVLIEDSNGKTSPGGEGGKEAADGAQTAAPPPGYMAPTAPLPSSKPSEMKAASNGDTAGESEGGAVKIKKEKQPSLHTLIQTPPTFKKI; encoded by the exons ATGGAAAAAAACAG GGCGAACGACGATCTCTGTCAGGAGGAGCGACTGCAGCTCATCGCA GAGAAGAGGAAGTGGCAGACAGAAATCGAGAACAAGAAGCGACAGCTGGAGGATGACCGGAGAGCTCTGCAGCACCTGAAG TCAAAGGCTCTGAGGGAGCGCTGGCTGCTGGACGGAGCTTCTTCTGGACAAGAGCAAGATGAAGTCAAGAGACAACTGGAGCAGGACGATGCCAAGACCAGAACCCTGGAGGAAACTATCAACAG GTTGGAGCAGGAGCTGTTCAGTCTGGAAACTGGAGCTGTGTGTCAGACCAAGTCACACACGACT GTAACATTTGAACCAGTTAAAG CTgtagaggtcaaaggtcaaaccaACCATCCAGAGGACAAAGCTGCACCATCAAGGCAGGTAGTCAAAG CCATGTACTCTGTGGAGATTAAAGTAGAGCGGGACAACCTGACGGGGGAAACCAGGGTTCTGTCCACTAACACCATGCTTCCCGTTGACCTCTCTCACCAAGGGGTCAAAGTTTATGAGGACGAGCGGAAAG tggtCCATGAGATGAACGGGGAAGATGCCCACCTCCTCAGCTCGTCCGAGGTTGAGGAGCTCATCCATGAAGCGTCGATGATATCACAGACTGTCACCACAGTGACCTCCCTTCCTACAGCTGAGGTCCAGGAGGAGGCACTGCCTCCGTCCGAGCTCAGGGGGTTCGCTATGGAAATCACCGGTCTGGAGACCAAACCAGGCGGCGAGCCCACCCTGGAAGAAGCGACCGCAGAGAACCCGGTCACCATGGTATTTATGGGATACCAGAGTGTAGAGGACGAGGACGAGACCAAGAAGGTTCTGGGGTTGCAGGGGACGGTGAAGGCCGAGCTGGTGCTGATCGAAGACTCCAATGGGAAAACATCaccaggaggagagggagggaaggaggcgGCTGACGGTGCTCAGACAGCTGCACCACCTCCTGGTTATATGGCCCCCACTGCCCCGCTACCATCCTCCAAACCTTCAGAGATGAAGGCAGCGAGTAACGGGGACACAGCGGGGgagtcagagggaggagcaGTGAAGATAAAGAAAGAGAAGCAGCCGT CTCTTCACACTTTGATTCAAACACCTCCGACATTCAAGAAGATATAA
- the palm1a gene encoding paralemmin 1a isoform X7 has product MEKNRANDDLCQEERLQLIAEKRKWQTEIENKKRQLEDDRRALQHLKSKALRERWLLDGASSGQEQDEVKRQLEQDDAKTRTLEETINRLEQELFSLETGAVCQTKSHTTVTFEPVKAVEVKGQTNHPEDKAAPSRQVVKASAEVKVYKSENGKNPRETMDEMKRVVHEMNGEDAHLLSSSEVEELIHEASMISQTVTTVTSLPTAEVQEEALPPSELRGFAMEITGLETKPGGEPTLEEATAENPVTMVFMGYQSVEDEDETKKVLGLQGTVKAELVLIEDSNGKTSPGGEGGKEAADGAQTAAPPPGYMAPTAPLPSSKPSEMKAASNGDTAGESEGGAVKIKKEKQPSLHTLIQTPPTFKKI; this is encoded by the exons ATGGAAAAAAACAG GGCGAACGACGATCTCTGTCAGGAGGAGCGACTGCAGCTCATCGCA GAGAAGAGGAAGTGGCAGACAGAAATCGAGAACAAGAAGCGACAGCTGGAGGATGACCGGAGAGCTCTGCAGCACCTGAAG TCAAAGGCTCTGAGGGAGCGCTGGCTGCTGGACGGAGCTTCTTCTGGACAAGAGCAAGATGAAGTCAAGAGACAACTGGAGCAGGACGATGCCAAGACCAGAACCCTGGAGGAAACTATCAACAG GTTGGAGCAGGAGCTGTTCAGTCTGGAAACTGGAGCTGTGTGTCAGACCAAGTCACACACGACT GTAACATTTGAACCAGTTAAAG CTgtagaggtcaaaggtcaaaccaACCATCCAGAGGACAAAGCTGCACCATCAAGGCAGGTAGTCAAAG CCTCTGCAGAGGTAAAAGTTTACAAAAGCGAGAATGGGAAGAACCCGAGAGAGACGATGGACGAGATGAAGAGAG tggtCCATGAGATGAACGGGGAAGATGCCCACCTCCTCAGCTCGTCCGAGGTTGAGGAGCTCATCCATGAAGCGTCGATGATATCACAGACTGTCACCACAGTGACCTCCCTTCCTACAGCTGAGGTCCAGGAGGAGGCACTGCCTCCGTCCGAGCTCAGGGGGTTCGCTATGGAAATCACCGGTCTGGAGACCAAACCAGGCGGCGAGCCCACCCTGGAAGAAGCGACCGCAGAGAACCCGGTCACCATGGTATTTATGGGATACCAGAGTGTAGAGGACGAGGACGAGACCAAGAAGGTTCTGGGGTTGCAGGGGACGGTGAAGGCCGAGCTGGTGCTGATCGAAGACTCCAATGGGAAAACATCaccaggaggagagggagggaaggaggcgGCTGACGGTGCTCAGACAGCTGCACCACCTCCTGGTTATATGGCCCCCACTGCCCCGCTACCATCCTCCAAACCTTCAGAGATGAAGGCAGCGAGTAACGGGGACACAGCGGGGgagtcagagggaggagcaGTGAAGATAAAGAAAGAGAAGCAGCCGT CTCTTCACACTTTGATTCAAACACCTCCGACATTCAAGAAGATATAA
- the palm1a gene encoding paralemmin 1a isoform X3, whose product MEKNRANDDLCQEERLQLIAEKRKWQTEIENKKRQLEDDRRALQHLKSKALRERWLLDGASSGQEQDEVKRQLEQDDAKTRTLEETINRLEQELFSLETGAVCQTKSHTTVTFEPVKAVEVKGQTNHPEDKAAPSRQVVKEVKVYKSENGKNPRETMDEMKRAMYSVEIKVERDNLTGETRVLSTNTMLPVDLSHQGVKVYEDERKVVHEMNGEDAHLLSSSEVEELIHEASMISQTVTTVTSLPTAEVQEEALPPSELRGFAMEITGLETKPGGEPTLEEATAENPVTMVFMGYQSVEDEDETKKVLGLQGTVKAELVLIEDSNGKTSPGGEGGKEAADGAQTAAPPPGYMAPTAPLPSSKPSEMKAASNGDTAGESEGGAVKIKKEKQPSLHTLIQTPPTFKKI is encoded by the exons ATGGAAAAAAACAG GGCGAACGACGATCTCTGTCAGGAGGAGCGACTGCAGCTCATCGCA GAGAAGAGGAAGTGGCAGACAGAAATCGAGAACAAGAAGCGACAGCTGGAGGATGACCGGAGAGCTCTGCAGCACCTGAAG TCAAAGGCTCTGAGGGAGCGCTGGCTGCTGGACGGAGCTTCTTCTGGACAAGAGCAAGATGAAGTCAAGAGACAACTGGAGCAGGACGATGCCAAGACCAGAACCCTGGAGGAAACTATCAACAG GTTGGAGCAGGAGCTGTTCAGTCTGGAAACTGGAGCTGTGTGTCAGACCAAGTCACACACGACT GTAACATTTGAACCAGTTAAAG CTgtagaggtcaaaggtcaaaccaACCATCCAGAGGACAAAGCTGCACCATCAAGGCAGGTAGTCAAAG AGGTAAAAGTTTACAAAAGCGAGAATGGGAAGAACCCGAGAGAGACGATGGACGAGATGAAGAGAG CCATGTACTCTGTGGAGATTAAAGTAGAGCGGGACAACCTGACGGGGGAAACCAGGGTTCTGTCCACTAACACCATGCTTCCCGTTGACCTCTCTCACCAAGGGGTCAAAGTTTATGAGGACGAGCGGAAAG tggtCCATGAGATGAACGGGGAAGATGCCCACCTCCTCAGCTCGTCCGAGGTTGAGGAGCTCATCCATGAAGCGTCGATGATATCACAGACTGTCACCACAGTGACCTCCCTTCCTACAGCTGAGGTCCAGGAGGAGGCACTGCCTCCGTCCGAGCTCAGGGGGTTCGCTATGGAAATCACCGGTCTGGAGACCAAACCAGGCGGCGAGCCCACCCTGGAAGAAGCGACCGCAGAGAACCCGGTCACCATGGTATTTATGGGATACCAGAGTGTAGAGGACGAGGACGAGACCAAGAAGGTTCTGGGGTTGCAGGGGACGGTGAAGGCCGAGCTGGTGCTGATCGAAGACTCCAATGGGAAAACATCaccaggaggagagggagggaaggaggcgGCTGACGGTGCTCAGACAGCTGCACCACCTCCTGGTTATATGGCCCCCACTGCCCCGCTACCATCCTCCAAACCTTCAGAGATGAAGGCAGCGAGTAACGGGGACACAGCGGGGgagtcagagggaggagcaGTGAAGATAAAGAAAGAGAAGCAGCCGT CTCTTCACACTTTGATTCAAACACCTCCGACATTCAAGAAGATATAA
- the palm1a gene encoding paralemmin 1a isoform X5, with translation MEKNRANDDLCQEERLQLIAEKRKWQTEIENKKRQLEDDRRALQHLKSKALRERWLLDGASSGQEQDEVKRQLEQDDAKTRTLEETINRLEQELFSLETGAVCQTKSHTTVTFEPVKAVEVKGQTNHPEDKAAPSRQVVKASAEVKVYKSENGKNPRETMDEMKRAMYSVEIKVERDNLTGETRVLSTNTMLPVDLSHQGVKVYEDERKVVHEMNGEDAHLLSSSEVEELIHEASMISQTVTTVTSLPTAEVQEEALPPSELRGFAMEITGLETKPGGEPTLEEATAENPVTMVFMGYQSVEDEDETKKVLGLQGTVKAELVLIEDSNGKTSPGGEGGKEAADGAQTAAPPPGYMAPTAPLPSSKPSEMKAASNGDTAGESEGGAVKIKKEKQP, from the exons ATGGAAAAAAACAG GGCGAACGACGATCTCTGTCAGGAGGAGCGACTGCAGCTCATCGCA GAGAAGAGGAAGTGGCAGACAGAAATCGAGAACAAGAAGCGACAGCTGGAGGATGACCGGAGAGCTCTGCAGCACCTGAAG TCAAAGGCTCTGAGGGAGCGCTGGCTGCTGGACGGAGCTTCTTCTGGACAAGAGCAAGATGAAGTCAAGAGACAACTGGAGCAGGACGATGCCAAGACCAGAACCCTGGAGGAAACTATCAACAG GTTGGAGCAGGAGCTGTTCAGTCTGGAAACTGGAGCTGTGTGTCAGACCAAGTCACACACGACT GTAACATTTGAACCAGTTAAAG CTgtagaggtcaaaggtcaaaccaACCATCCAGAGGACAAAGCTGCACCATCAAGGCAGGTAGTCAAAG CCTCTGCAGAGGTAAAAGTTTACAAAAGCGAGAATGGGAAGAACCCGAGAGAGACGATGGACGAGATGAAGAGAG CCATGTACTCTGTGGAGATTAAAGTAGAGCGGGACAACCTGACGGGGGAAACCAGGGTTCTGTCCACTAACACCATGCTTCCCGTTGACCTCTCTCACCAAGGGGTCAAAGTTTATGAGGACGAGCGGAAAG tggtCCATGAGATGAACGGGGAAGATGCCCACCTCCTCAGCTCGTCCGAGGTTGAGGAGCTCATCCATGAAGCGTCGATGATATCACAGACTGTCACCACAGTGACCTCCCTTCCTACAGCTGAGGTCCAGGAGGAGGCACTGCCTCCGTCCGAGCTCAGGGGGTTCGCTATGGAAATCACCGGTCTGGAGACCAAACCAGGCGGCGAGCCCACCCTGGAAGAAGCGACCGCAGAGAACCCGGTCACCATGGTATTTATGGGATACCAGAGTGTAGAGGACGAGGACGAGACCAAGAAGGTTCTGGGGTTGCAGGGGACGGTGAAGGCCGAGCTGGTGCTGATCGAAGACTCCAATGGGAAAACATCaccaggaggagagggagggaaggaggcgGCTGACGGTGCTCAGACAGCTGCACCACCTCCTGGTTATATGGCCCCCACTGCCCCGCTACCATCCTCCAAACCTTCAGAGATGAAGGCAGCGAGTAACGGGGACACAGCGGGGgagtcagagggaggagcaGTGAAGATAAAGAAAGAGAAGCAGCCGT AG
- the palm1a gene encoding paralemmin 1a isoform X9, which produces MEKNRANDDLCQEERLQLIAEKRKWQTEIENKKRQLEDDRRALQHLKSKALRERWLLDGASSGQEQDEVKRQLEQDDAKTRTLEETINRLEQELFSLETGAVCQTKSHTTVTFEPVKAVEVKGQTNHPEDKAAPSRQVVKVVHEMNGEDAHLLSSSEVEELIHEASMISQTVTTVTSLPTAEVQEEALPPSELRGFAMEITGLETKPGGEPTLEEATAENPVTMVFMGYQSVEDEDETKKVLGLQGTVKAELVLIEDSNGKTSPGGEGGKEAADGAQTAAPPPGYMAPTAPLPSSKPSEMKAASNGDTAGESEGGAVKIKKEKQPSLHTLIQTPPTFKKI; this is translated from the exons ATGGAAAAAAACAG GGCGAACGACGATCTCTGTCAGGAGGAGCGACTGCAGCTCATCGCA GAGAAGAGGAAGTGGCAGACAGAAATCGAGAACAAGAAGCGACAGCTGGAGGATGACCGGAGAGCTCTGCAGCACCTGAAG TCAAAGGCTCTGAGGGAGCGCTGGCTGCTGGACGGAGCTTCTTCTGGACAAGAGCAAGATGAAGTCAAGAGACAACTGGAGCAGGACGATGCCAAGACCAGAACCCTGGAGGAAACTATCAACAG GTTGGAGCAGGAGCTGTTCAGTCTGGAAACTGGAGCTGTGTGTCAGACCAAGTCACACACGACT GTAACATTTGAACCAGTTAAAG CTgtagaggtcaaaggtcaaaccaACCATCCAGAGGACAAAGCTGCACCATCAAGGCAGGTAGTCAAAG tggtCCATGAGATGAACGGGGAAGATGCCCACCTCCTCAGCTCGTCCGAGGTTGAGGAGCTCATCCATGAAGCGTCGATGATATCACAGACTGTCACCACAGTGACCTCCCTTCCTACAGCTGAGGTCCAGGAGGAGGCACTGCCTCCGTCCGAGCTCAGGGGGTTCGCTATGGAAATCACCGGTCTGGAGACCAAACCAGGCGGCGAGCCCACCCTGGAAGAAGCGACCGCAGAGAACCCGGTCACCATGGTATTTATGGGATACCAGAGTGTAGAGGACGAGGACGAGACCAAGAAGGTTCTGGGGTTGCAGGGGACGGTGAAGGCCGAGCTGGTGCTGATCGAAGACTCCAATGGGAAAACATCaccaggaggagagggagggaaggaggcgGCTGACGGTGCTCAGACAGCTGCACCACCTCCTGGTTATATGGCCCCCACTGCCCCGCTACCATCCTCCAAACCTTCAGAGATGAAGGCAGCGAGTAACGGGGACACAGCGGGGgagtcagagggaggagcaGTGAAGATAAAGAAAGAGAAGCAGCCGT CTCTTCACACTTTGATTCAAACACCTCCGACATTCAAGAAGATATAA
- the palm1a gene encoding paralemmin 1a isoform X1: MEKNRANDDLCQEERLQLIAEKRKWQTEIENKKRQLEDDRRALQHLKSKALRERWLLDGASSGQEQDEVKRQLEQDDAKTRTLEETINRLEQELFSLETGAVCQTKSHTTVTFEPVKAVEVKGQTNHPEDKAAPSRQVVKASAEVKVYKSENGKNPRETMDEMKRAMYSVEIKVERDNLTGETRVLSTNTMLPVDLSHQGVKVYEDERKVVHEMNGEDAHLLSSSEVEELIHEASMISQTVTTVTSLPTAEVQEEALPPSELRGFAMEITGLETKPGGEPTLEEATAENPVTMVFMGYQSVEDEDETKKVLGLQGTVKAELVLIEDSNGKTSPGGEGGKEAADGAQTAAPPPGYMAPTAPLPSSKPSEMKAASNGDTAGESEGGAVKIKKEKQPSLHTLIQTPPTFKKI; encoded by the exons ATGGAAAAAAACAG GGCGAACGACGATCTCTGTCAGGAGGAGCGACTGCAGCTCATCGCA GAGAAGAGGAAGTGGCAGACAGAAATCGAGAACAAGAAGCGACAGCTGGAGGATGACCGGAGAGCTCTGCAGCACCTGAAG TCAAAGGCTCTGAGGGAGCGCTGGCTGCTGGACGGAGCTTCTTCTGGACAAGAGCAAGATGAAGTCAAGAGACAACTGGAGCAGGACGATGCCAAGACCAGAACCCTGGAGGAAACTATCAACAG GTTGGAGCAGGAGCTGTTCAGTCTGGAAACTGGAGCTGTGTGTCAGACCAAGTCACACACGACT GTAACATTTGAACCAGTTAAAG CTgtagaggtcaaaggtcaaaccaACCATCCAGAGGACAAAGCTGCACCATCAAGGCAGGTAGTCAAAG CCTCTGCAGAGGTAAAAGTTTACAAAAGCGAGAATGGGAAGAACCCGAGAGAGACGATGGACGAGATGAAGAGAG CCATGTACTCTGTGGAGATTAAAGTAGAGCGGGACAACCTGACGGGGGAAACCAGGGTTCTGTCCACTAACACCATGCTTCCCGTTGACCTCTCTCACCAAGGGGTCAAAGTTTATGAGGACGAGCGGAAAG tggtCCATGAGATGAACGGGGAAGATGCCCACCTCCTCAGCTCGTCCGAGGTTGAGGAGCTCATCCATGAAGCGTCGATGATATCACAGACTGTCACCACAGTGACCTCCCTTCCTACAGCTGAGGTCCAGGAGGAGGCACTGCCTCCGTCCGAGCTCAGGGGGTTCGCTATGGAAATCACCGGTCTGGAGACCAAACCAGGCGGCGAGCCCACCCTGGAAGAAGCGACCGCAGAGAACCCGGTCACCATGGTATTTATGGGATACCAGAGTGTAGAGGACGAGGACGAGACCAAGAAGGTTCTGGGGTTGCAGGGGACGGTGAAGGCCGAGCTGGTGCTGATCGAAGACTCCAATGGGAAAACATCaccaggaggagagggagggaaggaggcgGCTGACGGTGCTCAGACAGCTGCACCACCTCCTGGTTATATGGCCCCCACTGCCCCGCTACCATCCTCCAAACCTTCAGAGATGAAGGCAGCGAGTAACGGGGACACAGCGGGGgagtcagagggaggagcaGTGAAGATAAAGAAAGAGAAGCAGCCGT CTCTTCACACTTTGATTCAAACACCTCCGACATTCAAGAAGATATAA
- the palm1a gene encoding paralemmin 1a isoform X4: MEKNRANDDLCQEERLQLIAEKRKWQTEIENKKRQLEDDRRALQHLKSKALRERWLLDGASSGQEQDEVKRQLEQDDAKTRTLEETINRLEQELFSLETGAVCQTKSHTTVTFEPVKAVEVKGQTNHPEDKAAPSRQVVKASAEVKVYKSENGKNPRETMDEMKRAMYSVEIKVERDNLTGETRVLSTNTMLPVDLSHQGVKVYEDERKVVHEMNGEDAHLLSSSEVEELIHEASMISQTVTTVTSLPTAEVQEEALPPSELRGFAMEITGLETKPGGEPTLEEATAENPVTMVFMGYQSVEDEDETKKVLGLQGTVKAELVLIEDSNGKTSPGGEGGKEAADGAQTAAPPPGYMAPTAPLPSSKPSEMKAASNGDTAGESEGGAVKIKKEKQPCKCCTIM, from the exons ATGGAAAAAAACAG GGCGAACGACGATCTCTGTCAGGAGGAGCGACTGCAGCTCATCGCA GAGAAGAGGAAGTGGCAGACAGAAATCGAGAACAAGAAGCGACAGCTGGAGGATGACCGGAGAGCTCTGCAGCACCTGAAG TCAAAGGCTCTGAGGGAGCGCTGGCTGCTGGACGGAGCTTCTTCTGGACAAGAGCAAGATGAAGTCAAGAGACAACTGGAGCAGGACGATGCCAAGACCAGAACCCTGGAGGAAACTATCAACAG GTTGGAGCAGGAGCTGTTCAGTCTGGAAACTGGAGCTGTGTGTCAGACCAAGTCACACACGACT GTAACATTTGAACCAGTTAAAG CTgtagaggtcaaaggtcaaaccaACCATCCAGAGGACAAAGCTGCACCATCAAGGCAGGTAGTCAAAG CCTCTGCAGAGGTAAAAGTTTACAAAAGCGAGAATGGGAAGAACCCGAGAGAGACGATGGACGAGATGAAGAGAG CCATGTACTCTGTGGAGATTAAAGTAGAGCGGGACAACCTGACGGGGGAAACCAGGGTTCTGTCCACTAACACCATGCTTCCCGTTGACCTCTCTCACCAAGGGGTCAAAGTTTATGAGGACGAGCGGAAAG tggtCCATGAGATGAACGGGGAAGATGCCCACCTCCTCAGCTCGTCCGAGGTTGAGGAGCTCATCCATGAAGCGTCGATGATATCACAGACTGTCACCACAGTGACCTCCCTTCCTACAGCTGAGGTCCAGGAGGAGGCACTGCCTCCGTCCGAGCTCAGGGGGTTCGCTATGGAAATCACCGGTCTGGAGACCAAACCAGGCGGCGAGCCCACCCTGGAAGAAGCGACCGCAGAGAACCCGGTCACCATGGTATTTATGGGATACCAGAGTGTAGAGGACGAGGACGAGACCAAGAAGGTTCTGGGGTTGCAGGGGACGGTGAAGGCCGAGCTGGTGCTGATCGAAGACTCCAATGGGAAAACATCaccaggaggagagggagggaaggaggcgGCTGACGGTGCTCAGACAGCTGCACCACCTCCTGGTTATATGGCCCCCACTGCCCCGCTACCATCCTCCAAACCTTCAGAGATGAAGGCAGCGAGTAACGGGGACACAGCGGGGgagtcagagggaggagcaGTGAAGATAAAGAAAGAGAAGCAGCCGTGTAAGTGCTGCACCATCATGTGA